A single region of the Bdellovibrio sp. GT3 genome encodes:
- a CDS encoding flavin monoamine oxidase family protein, giving the protein MAKSSLNRREFLKISALSSSGFFVSGALSGCTSLDRLFTGDKRNLDGEVVILGAGAAGLAAAYTLKKNKVPFRLFEGSSRLGGRVQTVSVYPQGEPLAELGAEFFEESHRTVFTLAKEFSLNTVQLKTTKGLEAHVFRFDGRTYRVQDILPKLKTLTAPIRRVRADLFRNSEVTLTYRNANVYDRAEYYDSLSLKDLLNSWAGEVDPVILKLIESQAVARFGVDADEQSSLHFLNTLDSEGSSLLSGRNTYRLEGGLTNFMQLMGARVAGVIPDSSVKMNHALVEISEKEGVFTLSFQTPEGRQQYQTRNVICTLPFTKLREVRNIQSLDFSEPKKAALTNLNYATHSKGVLGFENPFWTKKHGAMAANLGNFTGDYLTQKFWDSGREQSGTRGLLSYSRAGKSGLQAGSAAEKQALADLELFYRDLPENVRVHQMVNWKNRPWAGGSMAYYSKGQYMKFRGAAGEPEYGNRFLFAGEHTSLKFPGTLNGALETGILAANSISV; this is encoded by the coding sequence ATGGCAAAAAGTTCTTTAAATCGTCGCGAGTTTTTAAAAATTTCTGCGCTGAGTTCAAGCGGCTTCTTTGTTTCGGGGGCATTATCAGGTTGTACCAGCCTGGATCGCCTTTTTACCGGTGACAAACGCAATCTCGACGGTGAAGTGGTGATTTTAGGAGCGGGCGCCGCTGGTCTTGCTGCGGCATACACTTTAAAGAAAAACAAAGTTCCCTTCCGCCTATTTGAAGGCTCCTCACGTCTGGGCGGCCGTGTGCAAACGGTTTCCGTTTATCCTCAAGGGGAACCATTGGCAGAACTTGGCGCCGAGTTCTTTGAGGAATCTCATCGCACAGTTTTCACTCTGGCCAAGGAATTCAGCCTGAACACTGTTCAACTGAAAACCACCAAAGGTTTGGAAGCTCACGTATTTCGCTTCGACGGTCGCACCTATCGGGTTCAGGATATTCTGCCAAAATTGAAAACCCTGACAGCACCAATACGCCGTGTCCGCGCGGATCTTTTCCGCAATTCCGAGGTGACGCTCACATACCGCAATGCCAATGTGTATGACCGGGCGGAATATTATGACAGTCTTTCATTGAAGGATCTTTTGAACTCGTGGGCCGGTGAGGTCGATCCGGTTATTTTGAAGTTGATCGAGAGCCAGGCCGTGGCGCGATTCGGAGTGGATGCGGACGAGCAGTCTTCTTTGCATTTTCTAAATACCCTGGATTCAGAGGGCAGTTCCTTGCTGAGCGGCAGAAACACTTATCGTCTTGAGGGCGGTCTGACCAACTTCATGCAGTTGATGGGTGCGCGTGTGGCCGGTGTCATTCCGGATAGCAGTGTAAAAATGAATCATGCCTTGGTGGAGATCTCGGAAAAAGAGGGTGTCTTCACTTTGAGTTTTCAAACACCCGAAGGACGTCAGCAATATCAAACTCGCAATGTCATCTGCACTTTGCCGTTCACAAAACTTCGTGAAGTCAGAAACATTCAGTCGCTGGATTTTTCTGAACCCAAAAAGGCAGCGCTGACTAATTTGAATTATGCCACTCACAGCAAAGGTGTGCTGGGTTTCGAAAACCCATTCTGGACGAAAAAGCATGGCGCGATGGCAGCTAATTTGGGGAATTTCACGGGCGATTACCTGACCCAAAAATTTTGGGATAGTGGACGGGAACAAAGTGGCACACGAGGTCTGTTAAGTTATTCCCGTGCCGGCAAATCCGGTTTGCAGGCCGGTAGTGCAGCAGAGAAGCAAGCACTTGCTGATCTGGAATTGTTCTACAGGGATTTACCGGAAAACGTCCGAGTTCACCAGATGGTGAACTGGAAAAATCGTCCGTGGGCAGGTGGCTCCATGGCGTATTATTCAAAAGGTCAGTACATGAAATTCAGAGGAGCGGCCGGGGAGCCTGAGTACGGTAATCGCTTTTTATTTGCAGGGGAGCACACGAGCCTGAAATTCCCGGGCACCTTGAACGGTGCCCTAGAGACGGGAATCCTGGCAGCCAATTCGATATCAGTTTAG
- a CDS encoding ABC transporter ATP-binding protein has product MRSLFFEVVFTRPYARLIILACSLFAAVFGILGPFFQKEFIDQLTGVETKLHLFQVSSPLWFILSAFLCVLGSLALSQLTNYLSAKEALHMQRVFAERLYAKTLNLRVDTMSHRPVGEIVSLYATDVQGATVFLDQTLPAGASTLFPLLISPFAISLLFDIPLWPTVTVMIGITCVNSFLAFRQSRFFFNFKQLAAERIGLVNEWIQNIRTIRILGWIHHFEAGIFAKREVETRNRVLMVTNGQIMNAISSSITFILNVVTLGSLILYSKHTMTSGELLALLWIVGIFLTRPFRQMPWFFTFAFDSWTSLKRLEEFFSTQNNQTADTGEVPSEQAALDEKFALQVQGLNLRIGSRHILKNMNFNIKDGEFVAVVGEVGSGKSLLLLSLLRETGAHFHSYRIGSLNALQQEPNSVRENFAYVPQEGFIMSATLRENVAFLYDIDPDRDNMVEESLKLAQFELSTERVEKGLGTEIGERGVNLSGGQRQRVSLARVHFHNAPIMLLDDCLSAVDVDTEHKLFESLLMGAWANRTRLLVTHRLSALNRVDRILFLEEGRIIDQGTFEELLARNEKFREYTTTVAKEATAQKESEGSRG; this is encoded by the coding sequence ATGAGATCTTTATTTTTTGAAGTCGTCTTCACACGACCCTATGCCCGTCTGATTATTCTGGCGTGTTCGTTGTTCGCAGCGGTTTTTGGAATCCTGGGACCTTTCTTTCAAAAAGAATTCATCGATCAACTGACGGGTGTCGAAACCAAACTTCATCTTTTCCAGGTCAGCTCTCCGCTGTGGTTTATTCTTTCAGCTTTCCTGTGTGTCCTGGGCTCCCTGGCTCTGAGTCAGCTGACGAACTATCTGAGCGCGAAGGAAGCTTTGCACATGCAGCGCGTGTTTGCGGAACGACTTTACGCAAAGACTCTGAATCTGCGTGTGGATACGATGAGCCATCGCCCTGTGGGGGAAATTGTCTCTCTTTACGCGACGGACGTTCAAGGCGCCACGGTTTTCCTGGATCAAACACTTCCCGCAGGAGCATCGACTTTATTCCCATTGTTGATTTCGCCTTTTGCGATCTCTTTGCTTTTTGATATTCCTTTGTGGCCGACGGTCACGGTCATGATCGGCATTACTTGCGTGAATTCTTTTTTGGCTTTTCGCCAATCGCGCTTTTTCTTCAACTTCAAGCAACTGGCAGCAGAACGTATCGGTCTGGTGAATGAGTGGATTCAAAACATCCGCACCATTCGTATTCTGGGCTGGATTCATCATTTTGAAGCCGGCATTTTTGCCAAAAGGGAAGTTGAAACCAGAAATCGCGTTTTGATGGTAACCAACGGTCAAATCATGAATGCCATCTCATCGTCCATCACCTTTATTCTGAACGTAGTGACTTTGGGTTCCCTGATTTTGTATTCCAAGCACACCATGACCAGTGGTGAGCTTTTGGCGCTGCTATGGATTGTGGGTATCTTCCTGACTCGCCCCTTCCGTCAGATGCCCTGGTTCTTCACCTTTGCATTCGATTCTTGGACTTCATTGAAACGTCTGGAAGAGTTCTTCTCCACCCAGAATAACCAAACGGCCGACACCGGTGAGGTTCCGTCTGAACAAGCGGCGCTGGATGAAAAGTTTGCTTTGCAGGTCCAAGGCTTGAATTTACGAATTGGCAGTCGCCATATTCTGAAAAATATGAATTTCAACATCAAGGATGGAGAATTCGTGGCCGTTGTCGGCGAAGTGGGCTCTGGTAAATCTTTGCTGTTGCTGTCCTTGCTTCGCGAAACTGGCGCTCATTTTCACAGCTACCGCATCGGTTCGCTGAATGCGCTTCAGCAAGAGCCCAACTCAGTTCGGGAGAACTTTGCCTACGTTCCCCAAGAGGGCTTTATCATGAGCGCCACTTTACGCGAAAACGTGGCCTTCCTTTATGACATCGATCCTGACCGTGACAACATGGTTGAGGAATCCTTGAAGCTTGCTCAATTTGAACTGAGCACCGAACGAGTTGAAAAAGGCCTGGGCACTGAAATTGGCGAGCGTGGTGTGAACCTGTCGGGCGGTCAACGCCAACGCGTCAGTTTGGCGCGGGTTCATTTTCACAATGCCCCGATCATGTTGCTGGATGACTGTCTTAGTGCTGTGGACGTCGATACCGAACATAAACTTTTTGAATCTCTTCTGATGGGGGCTTGGGCGAATCGCACCCGATTGCTGGTCACTCACCGTCTGTCGGCCTTAAATCGCGTTGATCGCATTCTGTTCCTGGAAGAAGGACGCATCATTGATCAGGGAACTTTCGAAGAGCTTCTGGCACGCAATGAGAAGTTCCGCGAGTACACAACCACGGTTGCCAAAGAAGCCACCGCCCAAAAAGAAAGTGAAGGCTCCCGTGGCTAA
- a CDS encoding 2OG-Fe(II) oxygenase translates to MEQKQINLSSLTDSFEKLAENNWALSSEVFASDFCKQLAQECQKLYSDGELTKASIGPTGNKLTASEIRGDYTLWLDAGNSPVQKQFLLCLETIREELNRFFFMGLKRVESHFAFYPPQAGYEKHIDNPRGASHRKITFVLYLNEDWQKENGGELSLYNPNNPEELLARVEPRLGQLIFFRSDLFPHQVEKSFTPRLSLTGWFRDDAL, encoded by the coding sequence TTGGAACAGAAGCAAATCAATCTCTCATCTTTAACTGATTCCTTCGAGAAATTGGCGGAAAATAACTGGGCCCTCTCCTCAGAGGTCTTTGCTTCTGATTTCTGCAAACAACTCGCCCAAGAGTGTCAAAAACTCTACAGCGACGGAGAGTTGACCAAGGCTTCCATCGGACCGACCGGCAACAAATTAACCGCCTCTGAAATTCGCGGTGACTATACGCTATGGCTCGATGCCGGCAACTCGCCAGTTCAGAAGCAGTTTTTACTGTGCCTGGAAACAATTCGTGAAGAGTTGAATCGTTTTTTCTTTATGGGACTAAAACGTGTGGAAAGTCATTTTGCTTTTTATCCACCGCAGGCGGGTTATGAAAAGCACATCGACAATCCCCGTGGCGCCAGCCACCGCAAAATTACTTTCGTGCTGTATCTCAATGAGGACTGGCAAAAAGAAAATGGCGGCGAGCTAAGCCTGTACAATCCAAATAACCCCGAGGAGCTTCTGGCCCGTGTCGAGCCCCGCTTGGGACAACTGATATTTTTTAGAAGCGATCTTTTCCCGCACCAGGTGGAAAAGAGCTTCACTCCCCGTCTGAGTTTAACAGGCTGGTTTAGGGATGATGCGTTATGA